One Stratiformator vulcanicus genomic window, GTGGGCCGCGGTTCATGTTTGGCAGAAGGACGAGGCCGTCCCTTTGGAGATGATCACGCTTTCCGGAGGATCGGAAGACGGCACGCCAGACGAGACCTTCGACTTGGAAAGTCCCTACGAGGAGATACCGGACCCGACCCTCGCCGAGCTTCGCTCCGATGAGACGGAGATTGAACCGCTGCTTGAGGCCGTCGTCGAACTGTCTGACGTGGCGACGCAACAAGCCGAGCAGCAACTGGCGCTCGACGCGCGGAGCGCGGGCAATCCCGGCAGCGCCGACGGAACCGGCAACAAGGCCTTGGGCGTCGGGGACGGCGACAGCGGCGTGCCGCGGGAGCAGCGTTGGTTTATTCGGTTTGCCGATGGTGCGACTTCGGAGGAATACGCCCGTCAATTGGACTTCTTCGGGATCGAGATCGGTGCGCTGGTGCCGGGCGGGCGATTAGCGTATCTCAGTAGTCTCACGTCACCTTCTCCTACCGTGCGAATGGTCAATTCCGGGGCGGGAGAGAATCGACTCTACATGACGTGGCAGGGAGGGGGACGCAAAAGTGCCGATCTCAAACTACTGCGGAAAGCGAACGTCGATGTCGGATCGGGAACGATCTTCCACTTCTATCCGCCTCGGACCGAGGCGCTGCTTGCGCAACTGGAAAAATCTTATCGAGGTGCCTCACCGAAAGACGTCCGTCGGACCTACTTTGTCGTCCAACGCAAAGGCTCCGACTTCGAATTCGCGGTCACCAGACAAACGTATTTTCGCTGACAGAATTGCACCGGAAAATTTTCGCGGGAAGACTTTCACTGTACAGGAAGCGTCGTTCAACAAACCTGACGAGGCATGAGCCTCCAGACCGAAAAATGAATCAACAAATATTCGACATTGCCGCGACCGTCATCTACACAGCGATGGCCGCGGTTGCCGTTTACGGCGTGTTCGTGGTCGTGCTGCTGATCCGACGGATCGGCCAGAAACAATTCCGCAATGCCGCTCAGGGAGACGCGTTTCTCGAAGAGATCACCGAGCATCTGCGACGGCGCGAATATGAGGCCGTCGTCGAGAAATGCGACCGCCCGCCGTACTGGAGCAAGGCGGTTCCCCAGTTGATGATGATGGCAACAACGAATCGGGGCACGCCACTTCCTAAGCTCAAGCGCAATCTCGCTGAAAAATTCGAGCGAGACGTGCTGGCCGATCTCGAGTATCGCACGAGTTGGATTACGACCATCGTCAAGACGGCCCCGATGCTCGGGCTGTTGGGAACCGTCGTGGGGATGATCGCGGCGTTCGGTAAAATCGCGTCGATGCAGCAGCAGGGGGCGACGAATCCGGCCGACCTTGCCCAAGACATCAGCTTCGCCCTGGCCACGACGGCCGTGGGACTGTCGATCGCGATTCCGCTAGTGCTGGCGGGGAACGTGTTGCAGGTCAAAATCGGCAAGCTGCAAGACTCGGTGCAGGACTATCTGGGTCGGTTTCTTGATGAGTTTGCCGAGTCGATCGGAACCGGGGGAGGTCCGTCATGATCGGTTCCCCACCCGTCGCCCCGGTCGACGCGGGGCCGAACGAAGCGGACGACGAAGCCTATGTGCCCAAACGTCGCAAGCTGGGCGAGGCCGATCTCGACATCACGCCGATGATTGACGTCACGTTTTTGCTGCTGATCTTCTTTATGGTCACCTCGACCATGCAGGAGACCGATTCGACCGACATTCCCCCGGCACGTTTTGGTGTCGGAACGGAAACGGGCGAGTCGATCATGATTACGCTGAGACGTCCGATATCGGAGGGAGACGAGCCGACCGTCGTTTTTCCCGGTGGGGATGAGCGAGCTTTGTCGGAGGCCGTCGAAGCCGAGACGCTCAAAAACCTCGTCGAAGCGGGCTTGAATGAAATACCGCGGACCGAGCGGGTCATCGTCAACGCGGATCGAGATCTGCCGTTCGGCGACGTCAGACGACTGACCTCCGGTTTGTCCGACTTTGAAGAAATTCGCCTGTTCTTCGGGGTTCAGGATCCCGCGTCCCGTTAGATCGTCCTTGGGTTCCAGAAGTAATATGTCCTTCAAATTTCGTTGCGGCTCTTGTGATGCCGTGCTTCGGATCGGACCTCGCTACGCCGGGCAACGGGTCCGCTGCGGCGAGTGCGATGCGATTTTGAAGGTGCCGACGGAGGCGAGCGGGCAAGCGAAAAAGCCCGCGTCCAGCTTCAGCGTTCACGATGCGCTCGAAGGCGGTTTTGCACTCCGCCCCCGCGCGAAGAAAGAGGACGATTTCGATCTGACGCCGATGGTCGACGTGACCTTCTTGCTGCTGATCTTCTTCATGATTACGGCCTCGTTTAGCGTGCAAAAAACGCTTGAGGTCCCGCCGCCCGATCCTGAGGACAAGGGAGCGTCCCAGGCGATTCCGCTCGAAGATTTGCAGGACGACTCGGTCATTGTGAGGATCGAAGCGGGCGATCGCGTGTTCGTCGACGATGAGCCGATCAATTCGATCGATGATCTGTCCGTACGGCTTTCCGAATTAATGCGGGAAGACCGGAAGACAGAAATGGTGATTCAAGCCACAGATCAAGCCCGGCATGAAGCGGTCGTGATCGCTTACGACGCCGGCAACGAAGTCGGAATGCAGCGAATCCGCATTGCAAATCCCGACAGTTGAATTTCGACGAAGAAGAGACAAAACGACCCCGTGACGACAGCCTGTTCCCGTATCTCGTGACCGACGATCCTGATGGCAGAGATTGAAATTATTCGCGATGGCCAATCACAGGACATCTTGCCGATTTCTCGTCGGCAACCGCTCGCCGTCGGTCGAAAAGACATCAGCGATATTTGCTTGGAAGGTTCTGACGTTCCGCCGATGCATAGCCGCATTCGCTGGTCGGGAAAAGGTTACGAAGTCACGGCTGCCACGTCCGAAGGAATCGAAGTCAACGGAACGGTCGTCCGCAAAAAACTGCTCGACAATGGCGACGTGATTCGCGTCGGATCGTTCGATCTCAAATTCACGCGCGGCATTCGTAAAGCAACCGCGCGACGCCTCAAAGGGAAGATGAAGCCGGCGCCGAAAGTCGAAGAGCCGGAAGTGCAGATCGACAAGAGCGGCTTTCCAGTCGCAGAGGTCGTGATCGCCGGCAAGTTCACTGGCCCAAATGGATCCGCGACCCAAAAGTCGACGCCCGACATTGGAGAAGAAGGTGAGAGCGGTTTCGCCGACGATTTTGAAGAGGATTGGATCGACGACGAATCGGATGCCGCGCCGAAGACGGAGGGAGCGCCCGTCGACGCAGAGTCGTCATCCACTAAGCCGATTTCCAAGCGGGCCCGTCGCCCCGGAGAAGAAGACGTTTTAAGGTCGCCCGTCGTGCTGGGCAGCGTGGGGACGGTACTCGCCCTATTCTTGGCCGCGGCTGCGATCTGGTTCGTGATCGGTCGAGAGTCTTCAACGGCGTTGCTCGATCAGGCGCAAGCCGATCTCGATGTCGGTCGGTACTCTCAGGCGATCCGCGGCTTCGAACAATTCTTACTTGAGTACGCAACCGACTCTCGGGCGTCGGAGGTTCGGCTGCGACTGGGGTTGGCGCGAGTGCAAAGCGTCGTTGAATCGACCGCCCCCGACTATCCGAAAGCGCTCGAACTGCTGGAGCGATTTCATCGAGACAACCGAGATCGCCCCGGCTTCGACGATGTCCGGCCCGAGGTCGCGCGGCTTTCGCTCGCGATTGCCGAGGGAGCAGCCGCCGGCGCCATTCGTGACGGTGATCGCGAGCTGTTGGAGACCGCGCAGGTCGCCGCCGCCACGCACGACCGATTTGTTGACGCTGAAGCCCGCGATTCGGCCGTGCGGAAGCGCCTTACTTCTGAGATCACCGAAGCCGAGTGGTCGGCCCGTCGACGCGAGTTCTTTGAGTCGCAAACGGCGTCCATTCGAAATCAGATCGAGGAGGCAAAATTTGTCGAGGCCTATCAGGCTCTGAGCGAACTGCTTGCTCGCTATCCGGAATTGGCGACACGGCCGGAGATCGAAGCGATCCGAGCGGAGGCGAAGGCGGCAGAGGCGATGTTGGTTGAAATCAAATCGGACGATCCCGTCACATCAATCGGCACCGATGAAATCCAACTTCCGTCGACGGTGCTATCGTCTCGCCTGCGTGGCCAAACGAACGAAGTCTCGGACGGCCGCACGATTCCGGTTATCGGCTCGCAGGCAGTCTTCGGCATCGATGCATTGACTGGCGCGGTCACGTGGCGCACCGGATTGGCGCGCCGACCGCCTTTTGCACCAGTGGAGTTCTTTCGGCCGGAGCCTTCGGTATTAGTCTTCGCGCCGGTCGCCGGCGATTTGATGCTCCTCGATGCAGGGACCGGCAAGTCGGTCTGGCGTACGCCACTGAATGGTCAACCGGTCGGGGAGCCGCTGCTATTGCCGCGGCGTGTCGTGCTGTTAATGGACTCCCAAGAGCTCGTCATCGTTGATCTGCGGACAGGTGATCTGGAGACGCGCCTTTCGTTTCCGCAACCGGTTGTGGGCGGTGCCGCACTGATGCCGAGCGGGCAGGAGGTCTTCGTGCTGGGCGAGAGCGAGACCGGTTATGTCGTCACGCTCGATCCCCCGGCTTGCGAAGAAGTCGTCGCGGTCGGTCACGCTCCAGCTTCGATCGAGTACGCACCGTTGACGATGGGCTCATTACTTTTGCTCTGCATGAATGACCGCGTGAAGCAGTCTCAGTTGGTCGTCTTGCGAGTCCTCGATGGGAAGATCGACGAGAAACCGGCTGCGACGCTTCGCTTGGAAGGGCGAATCAATGGTCGCCCCCTTTTGCGTGGCAACAAGCTGTTCGTCCCTACCGACGGCGAGCGGCTCAGCGCATTCATCGTTTCCGATAACATCGAACAACCGGTACTCACCGCCGGGCCGAGTGTTCAACTCCCCGACCCACAGCCCGGACCAGTCGAGCTGGTCGCCGGATCGGGCGGACGTGTCTGGATGGCCGGCTCCTCTCTGCGTCAACTCACATGGACGGCAGACCGATGGGAGATCGACCCGAGTTCAATCGCTTCGGGCCGCCATACTCAATCGCCGCAGACGCTGGGTGAAGACCTATTCGCCACTCGCCAGGTGCCGGCGAGTTCGGCGATCTTTGTGACAAGAGCTGACCGAACGACGATGCAGCCTTTATGGCGGACCGTCATCTCGTCACCCGTGTTAGCGACCTCAGTGTCCGACCGCCTGTTGACGGTCGTCACGACTGCCGGTGAAATCTTTCGAATGCGGGTCGACGAAATCGGCACGAGCGCGGCGATCGATCGGTCGCAACCACTGCCGGAGTTCGACGAATTCGGCCGTCCTCTCATTGTCTCTCATGACGCCGGCGGCAACTCCGTGATCCTGCAGCGTGGCGAGTCGTCTCGAATTTGGATCATCGACAGTTCGGGCCGAGTCCGTTCGATGCTCCAAGCCGATGTGTCTATCGACGTTCCGCCAGTCGTGACGCGCAATTCGGTTGTCGTTGCCAAGCCCGGTACGCTGACTATCGCGCGGCTGAACGACCGGGTCATTCCCGATCGAGTCGATTTTCAACTACCGGTCATCGATGGCGAAACTGCCGATTGGGCGCGACTGATGTCTGCACCGGGAGGGCAGGTTGTGGCCATCGACACCGCGGGTGTCATTCGCGTATTTGAGTCACCGGCGCAGTCCGGCGGTTCGCTGGTCGAAATTGCGACCGCACAATTCACATCGCCGATTTTGGCCGGCTTCAACGGTGACGGAAGCAACCTGCTGGTGGCCGACGGACGAACGGTTCTGTCACTCGCGTTCCCTGAACTCCGGTCGCGAAAACAGGCTCAGTGTACCGCGGAGGTTTTGGGAACTCCGATGTCGATCGGTTCGCTGGTCGTTGCGGAACTTGCCGACGGATCGGTCCAGGCAGTCAAACAAAATGCGATCGAGACGGGGCCTTTGTGGCGAGTCGAAATTGGCGACGCCGGGCTCGCCGGTCATCCGTTTTTCACCGAAGATGTCATCGGTCTCGCCGGTCGCGACGGTGGGGTCACGTTCGTCAACGCCGACGACGGTCGACTACAGCGACGCCTTGATTTGGGACAACCGCTTGACGGTGATCCCATTCGCTTCGACACGATGACAGTTCTGACCACGATGGACGGCACGCTGCTTAAACTGAGCGACGAGTCGACTGGCACGGCCGGCGAGCAAAGCCCCTCGGGAGATGAGGTGGATTAATGCGCGTTCAGACATCGCTTTCAGCGCTTGCAAATTCTTGCGTCGACCGGCTTTTCCGCGATCGATTTAAGCAGTCGCTGCAGCTCGGTTTCTTTTCGTTAGCACTGCTAACTCTTTCAATTTGCTTCCCAAGCTATGCCCGATCGCAAGAGGACGCTGACTCCGAAGCGCAGCAATCAGAGTTACCCAAGTTTGACGAGTTGGAGCTACCGCCAACCGAGAAGTTGTTGAGCAACGAACGTCGCGATTGGATCGTTTTAAAGTCCGGACGGGTTCTGGTCGCCGAACCGGTTTATCCGCGCCCGAACACGCTCGAAGAATTGAAGGTTGCCGCCGATAAGGTGCGAGCAAATCCGCGATTGCGGGTCACCGATGCCGGACGTGAGGAAATTCGGAATAACTCCAACATCGCCGTGATACTGCCCGGCTCGGGAGAGGTTGCCGAATATCTGC contains:
- a CDS encoding MotA/TolQ/ExbB proton channel family protein — translated: MNQQIFDIAATVIYTAMAAVAVYGVFVVVLLIRRIGQKQFRNAAQGDAFLEEITEHLRRREYEAVVEKCDRPPYWSKAVPQLMMMATTNRGTPLPKLKRNLAEKFERDVLADLEYRTSWITTIVKTAPMLGLLGTVVGMIAAFGKIASMQQQGATNPADLAQDISFALATTAVGLSIAIPLVLAGNVLQVKIGKLQDSVQDYLGRFLDEFAESIGTGGGPS
- a CDS encoding ExbD/TolR family protein; translation: MIGSPPVAPVDAGPNEADDEAYVPKRRKLGEADLDITPMIDVTFLLLIFFMVTSTMQETDSTDIPPARFGVGTETGESIMITLRRPISEGDEPTVVFPGGDERALSEAVEAETLKNLVEAGLNEIPRTERVIVNADRDLPFGDVRRLTSGLSDFEEIRLFFGVQDPASR
- a CDS encoding ExbD/TolR family protein, whose translation is MSFKFRCGSCDAVLRIGPRYAGQRVRCGECDAILKVPTEASGQAKKPASSFSVHDALEGGFALRPRAKKEDDFDLTPMVDVTFLLLIFFMITASFSVQKTLEVPPPDPEDKGASQAIPLEDLQDDSVIVRIEAGDRVFVDDEPINSIDDLSVRLSELMREDRKTEMVIQATDQARHEAVVIAYDAGNEVGMQRIRIANPDS
- a CDS encoding outer membrane protein assembly factor BamB family protein, whose product is MAEIEIIRDGQSQDILPISRRQPLAVGRKDISDICLEGSDVPPMHSRIRWSGKGYEVTAATSEGIEVNGTVVRKKLLDNGDVIRVGSFDLKFTRGIRKATARRLKGKMKPAPKVEEPEVQIDKSGFPVAEVVIAGKFTGPNGSATQKSTPDIGEEGESGFADDFEEDWIDDESDAAPKTEGAPVDAESSSTKPISKRARRPGEEDVLRSPVVLGSVGTVLALFLAAAAIWFVIGRESSTALLDQAQADLDVGRYSQAIRGFEQFLLEYATDSRASEVRLRLGLARVQSVVESTAPDYPKALELLERFHRDNRDRPGFDDVRPEVARLSLAIAEGAAAGAIRDGDRELLETAQVAAATHDRFVDAEARDSAVRKRLTSEITEAEWSARRREFFESQTASIRNQIEEAKFVEAYQALSELLARYPELATRPEIEAIRAEAKAAEAMLVEIKSDDPVTSIGTDEIQLPSTVLSSRLRGQTNEVSDGRTIPVIGSQAVFGIDALTGAVTWRTGLARRPPFAPVEFFRPEPSVLVFAPVAGDLMLLDAGTGKSVWRTPLNGQPVGEPLLLPRRVVLLMDSQELVIVDLRTGDLETRLSFPQPVVGGAALMPSGQEVFVLGESETGYVVTLDPPACEEVVAVGHAPASIEYAPLTMGSLLLLCMNDRVKQSQLVVLRVLDGKIDEKPAATLRLEGRINGRPLLRGNKLFVPTDGERLSAFIVSDNIEQPVLTAGPSVQLPDPQPGPVELVAGSGGRVWMAGSSLRQLTWTADRWEIDPSSIASGRHTQSPQTLGEDLFATRQVPASSAIFVTRADRTTMQPLWRTVISSPVLATSVSDRLLTVVTTAGEIFRMRVDEIGTSAAIDRSQPLPEFDEFGRPLIVSHDAGGNSVILQRGESSRIWIIDSSGRVRSMLQADVSIDVPPVVTRNSVVVAKPGTLTIARLNDRVIPDRVDFQLPVIDGETADWARLMSAPGGQVVAIDTAGVIRVFESPAQSGGSLVEIATAQFTSPILAGFNGDGSNLLVADGRTVLSLAFPELRSRKQAQCTAEVLGTPMSIGSLVVAELADGSVQAVKQNAIETGPLWRVEIGDAGLAGHPFFTEDVIGLAGRDGGVTFVNADDGRLQRRLDLGQPLDGDPIRFDTMTVLTTMDGTLLKLSDESTGTAGEQSPSGDEVD